One stretch of Bordetella avium DNA includes these proteins:
- a CDS encoding acyl-CoA synthetase, whose product MNDQYQSLYQSFRWLVPTQFNIADVCCHRWATSGADARRIAIFYEDEAGNREVWTYARLAEAANQLAHGLTKMGVERGDRIGVVLGQRPETVVAHMAIYSVGAVVLPLSPLFGPEALESRLRDSEARIAIVDAASRANLLAASEHCPHLHQIIGIGFADERVLPWRSLLARQPGEFKAVLTRASDPAILLYTSGTTGAPKGALLPHSVLIGNLPGFVASQNWFPKQGDVFWSPADWAWTGGLMDALLPTLYFGHPIVGARGRFSAERAFELMERYQVTNTFLFPTALKMMMKSVPEPRSRHRLALRAIMSAGESVGETVFNWCQDALGVTPNEMFGQTEMNYIVGNSHKRWPARPGSMGRPYPGHNVAVIDELGHAVAPGEIGEVALNRLDIHGHPDPVLFLGYWRKDAATADKYTGDWCRTGDLATVDADGYLWYAGRADDVFKSAGYRIGPGEIENCLIAHPAVANAAVVPKPDAERGALVKAYVVLTEDYAGEDRDAMTQKLQEHVRERLAPYEYPKEIEYVEHLPMTTTGKIQRAVLRRREQERAANHDV is encoded by the coding sequence ATGAACGACCAATATCAGTCGCTTTACCAATCTTTCCGCTGGCTGGTTCCGACTCAGTTCAATATCGCGGATGTCTGCTGCCACCGCTGGGCGACCAGCGGCGCGGACGCACGCCGTATTGCCATCTTCTATGAAGATGAAGCCGGCAACCGGGAAGTCTGGACCTACGCCCGGCTCGCCGAGGCAGCAAACCAGCTTGCGCACGGCCTCACCAAGATGGGCGTGGAGCGCGGCGACCGAATCGGTGTTGTGTTAGGACAACGCCCAGAGACGGTTGTTGCGCACATGGCCATCTACAGCGTCGGTGCGGTCGTGCTGCCCCTGTCGCCGCTGTTCGGACCGGAGGCCCTGGAGTCGCGCCTCCGTGACTCCGAAGCCCGCATCGCCATTGTCGATGCCGCATCCCGGGCCAATCTGCTAGCGGCCAGCGAGCACTGCCCGCATCTGCATCAAATCATCGGCATCGGCTTTGCCGACGAGCGTGTGCTGCCCTGGCGCAGTCTGCTGGCGCGCCAGCCAGGCGAGTTCAAAGCCGTGCTCACTCGCGCCTCAGACCCGGCCATTTTGCTCTACACCTCGGGCACGACCGGCGCCCCCAAGGGCGCGTTGCTGCCGCATAGCGTGCTGATCGGCAACCTGCCCGGCTTTGTGGCCTCCCAGAACTGGTTCCCGAAGCAGGGTGACGTGTTCTGGTCACCGGCGGATTGGGCCTGGACCGGCGGCTTGATGGACGCACTGCTGCCCACCCTGTATTTCGGTCACCCCATCGTCGGCGCCCGCGGCCGCTTTTCGGCCGAACGCGCATTTGAATTGATGGAACGCTATCAGGTCACCAACACCTTTCTCTTCCCGACGGCGCTGAAGATGATGATGAAGTCGGTCCCCGAGCCGCGCAGCCGTCACCGCCTGGCGCTGCGCGCCATCATGAGCGCAGGCGAAAGTGTGGGTGAAACGGTCTTCAACTGGTGTCAGGATGCCTTGGGCGTCACGCCCAACGAGATGTTCGGCCAGACCGAAATGAATTACATCGTAGGCAACAGCCACAAACGCTGGCCGGCACGGCCGGGCAGCATGGGGCGGCCCTATCCCGGCCACAACGTGGCCGTCATCGATGAGCTTGGCCATGCCGTGGCCCCCGGCGAAATCGGCGAGGTGGCGCTCAATCGCCTGGACATCCACGGTCACCCAGACCCGGTGCTGTTTCTCGGTTATTGGCGCAAGGACGCGGCGACGGCCGACAAATACACCGGCGACTGGTGCCGCACAGGCGATCTGGCCACGGTCGATGCCGATGGCTACCTCTGGTATGCAGGCCGGGCCGACGACGTCTTCAAATCGGCGGGCTATCGCATCGGTCCGGGCGAAATCGAAAACTGTCTGATCGCGCATCCGGCAGTCGCCAACGCCGCCGTGGTGCCTAAGCCCGACGCTGAGCGCGGTGCGCTGGTCAAAGCCTATGTGGTTCTGACCGAGGACTACGCCGGCGAGGACAGGGACGCAATGACTCAAAAGCTTCAAGAGCACGTGCGCGAGCGCCTGGCTCCCTACGAGTATCCCAAGGAAATCGAGTACGTCGAGCATCTGCCCATGACGACTACGGGCAAGATCCAACGCGCCGTGCTGCGCCGGCGCGAACAAGAGCGCGCCGCCAACCATGACGTCTGA
- a CDS encoding gamma carbonic anhydrase family protein, with the protein MPIYQLDEHTPRIDPSAYVADSADIIGQVELQAGVSIWSHVSIRGDNAAIVISQGSNIQEGSVLHVDQDCPIHIGPNVTVGHQAMLHGCTIQSGSLIGMQAIVLNKAVIGKNCLIGAGAIVPEGRSIPDNSLVIGIGQIVRELSPEEIATIHSGAQHYVARGLHYKTALKRIG; encoded by the coding sequence ATGCCTATTTATCAGCTGGATGAGCACACCCCCCGCATCGACCCCAGCGCCTATGTCGCCGACAGTGCCGACATCATCGGCCAGGTGGAATTGCAGGCGGGAGTGAGCATCTGGTCGCATGTTTCCATCCGGGGCGATAATGCCGCCATCGTGATCAGCCAAGGCAGCAACATCCAGGAAGGCAGCGTGCTGCATGTCGATCAGGACTGCCCGATACACATCGGGCCGAATGTGACAGTTGGGCATCAGGCCATGCTGCATGGCTGCACAATTCAAAGCGGCAGCCTCATCGGCATGCAAGCCATCGTGCTGAACAAAGCGGTCATCGGCAAAAACTGTCTGATCGGCGCGGGCGCCATCGTGCCGGAAGGCCGCAGCATTCCGGACAATTCGCTGGTCATCGGCATAGGTCAGATCGTCCGTGAACTGTCCCCGGAAGAAATCGCGACTATCCACAGCGGGGCGCAGCACTATGTCGCGCGCGGCCTGCATTACAAGACGGCCTTAAAGCGCATAGGGTGA
- the hslO gene encoding Hsp33 family molecular chaperone HslO: MTDLLKKYLFEARTVRVQSVRLHDTWKQAQSHQQYPPAITRLLGELVAASTLLAANIKFEGSLVLQIQGDGPIALLVVECRSDLSLRATVKIREGHEVPADGTMQSLLNAQGGGRFMVVLDPERKLPGQQAYQGIVPLEGETVAEALQHYMKASEQLDTRLWLAANDDYAAGLLIQRLPDHGGNELEAQNPGEAWNRALHLADTLTSEEMLSTDMDTLTHRLFWEETLIAFEPSPVRWFCPCTRERVAGMLRSLGQTEVEDILAEQGKVEVRCDFCGKPYLFDKVDCTGLFTDASPHPAQNPPTMH; the protein is encoded by the coding sequence ATGACTGATTTACTCAAGAAATACCTCTTCGAGGCGCGCACCGTGCGCGTTCAATCCGTGCGTTTGCACGACACCTGGAAGCAGGCGCAATCCCATCAACAATACCCCCCGGCGATCACGCGGCTGTTGGGCGAACTGGTCGCTGCCTCGACCCTGCTCGCGGCCAATATCAAGTTCGAGGGTTCTTTGGTGTTGCAGATCCAGGGAGATGGCCCGATCGCGCTTTTGGTGGTCGAGTGCCGTTCTGACTTGAGCCTGCGCGCCACGGTGAAGATCCGCGAAGGCCATGAGGTGCCGGCAGACGGCACCATGCAGTCCCTGCTCAACGCACAGGGCGGCGGCCGCTTCATGGTTGTTCTCGATCCGGAGCGCAAGCTGCCGGGCCAGCAGGCTTACCAGGGCATCGTTCCGCTGGAGGGCGAGACGGTGGCCGAAGCTCTACAGCACTACATGAAAGCCTCCGAACAATTGGATACCCGCTTGTGGCTGGCCGCCAATGATGATTACGCAGCCGGTCTGCTCATCCAACGCCTGCCCGACCACGGCGGCAACGAGCTGGAAGCGCAGAACCCGGGCGAAGCCTGGAACCGCGCCCTGCATCTGGCCGACACGCTGACCTCGGAAGAGATGCTGTCGACCGATATGGACACGCTGACCCACCGTCTCTTTTGGGAAGAAACCCTGATTGCCTTTGAGCCCAGTCCGGTCCGCTGGTTCTGCCCCTGCACGCGTGAGCGTGTGGCAGGCATGCTGCGTTCCCTGGGTCAAACCGAAGTCGAGGACATCCTTGCCGAACAAGGCAAGGTCGAGGTGCGCTGCGACTTCTGCGGCAAGCCCTATCTGTTCGACAAGGTGGATTGCACAGGCCTGTTCACCGATGCCTCCCCACACCCGGCGCAAAACCCTCCCACCATGCATTAA
- the ftsB gene encoding cell division protein FtsB translates to MRLLFLVLFALVGLIQYPLWMGKGGWLKVWDYRKEVAAQREVNEGLRARNNALEAEVRDLESGTGALEERARGDLGMMREGEVFVHVLPPGTPLPSANAIPQATAPKPPQRPVNAAPAAPRR, encoded by the coding sequence ATGCGCCTGTTGTTCCTGGTGCTTTTCGCTCTGGTTGGTCTGATCCAATACCCCCTTTGGATGGGCAAAGGCGGGTGGTTGAAGGTTTGGGACTACCGCAAAGAAGTGGCCGCCCAGCGCGAAGTCAACGAAGGTCTGCGCGCCCGCAATAATGCACTCGAAGCCGAGGTCCGCGATCTCGAGAGCGGCACCGGCGCCCTTGAAGAGCGCGCCCGCGGCGATCTGGGCATGATGCGTGAGGGTGAGGTGTTCGTGCATGTATTGCCGCCCGGCACGCCTTTGCCTTCAGCCAACGCCATTCCCCAGGCGACCGCGCCCAAGCCGCCGCAACGTCCGGTAAACGCCGCACCTGCTGCGCCGCGCCGCTGA
- the eno gene encoding phosphopyruvate hydratase: MSAIVDIIGREILDSRGNPTVECDVLLESGAMGRAAVPSGASTGTREAIELRDGDKNRYFGKGVLRAVENLNTEISEALMGLDAQEQTFVDRTLIELDGTDSKERLGANAMLAASMAVARAAADESGLSLYRYFGGSGPMSMPVPMMNVINGGAHANNTLDLQELMILPVGAASFREALRWGAEVFHVLKKLIHAQGMSTAVGDEGGFAPNLANHEAAIQLILKAITEAGYEPGTQIALGLDCASSEFYRDGKYTLAGEGGVSLSSQEFANLLATWCDKYPIISIEDGMAENDWDGWKLLTDQLGKKVQLVGDDLFVTNTRILREGIQKGVANSILIKINQIGTLTETFAAIEMAKRAGYTAVVSHRSGETEDSTIADIAVATNAMQIKTGSLSRSDRMAKYNQLLRIEEELAEVASYPGIEAFYNLR, from the coding sequence ATGAGTGCAATTGTCGATATCATCGGCCGCGAGATTCTGGATTCGCGCGGCAACCCCACCGTCGAATGTGACGTGCTGCTGGAGTCGGGCGCCATGGGCCGCGCCGCCGTGCCTTCGGGCGCATCCACCGGCACCCGCGAAGCCATCGAGCTGCGCGACGGCGACAAAAACCGTTATTTCGGCAAGGGTGTGCTGCGCGCCGTCGAAAATCTCAACACCGAAATCTCCGAAGCGCTGATGGGTCTGGATGCTCAGGAACAGACCTTTGTTGACCGCACGCTGATCGAGCTCGACGGCACCGATAGCAAAGAGCGCCTGGGCGCCAATGCCATGCTGGCCGCCAGCATGGCCGTAGCCCGTGCCGCTGCTGACGAATCCGGCCTGTCCCTGTACCGTTATTTCGGTGGCAGCGGCCCCATGAGCATGCCCGTGCCGATGATGAACGTCATCAATGGCGGCGCGCATGCCAACAACACCCTTGACCTGCAGGAATTGATGATTCTGCCGGTGGGCGCGGCAAGCTTCCGCGAGGCGCTGCGCTGGGGAGCTGAAGTTTTCCATGTGCTCAAGAAGCTGATTCATGCTCAGGGCATGTCTACGGCCGTGGGCGACGAGGGCGGTTTTGCGCCCAATCTGGCTAACCACGAAGCGGCCATCCAGCTCATCCTGAAGGCCATTACCGAGGCCGGTTACGAGCCGGGCACCCAGATTGCTTTGGGTCTGGACTGCGCCAGCTCGGAGTTCTACCGCGATGGCAAGTACACGCTGGCGGGTGAAGGCGGTGTGTCGCTGTCCTCGCAAGAATTCGCCAATCTGCTGGCCACCTGGTGCGACAAGTACCCCATCATCTCGATCGAAGACGGCATGGCCGAAAACGACTGGGATGGTTGGAAGCTCCTGACCGACCAACTCGGCAAGAAGGTGCAATTGGTGGGTGATGACCTGTTCGTCACCAATACCCGCATTCTGCGCGAAGGTATCCAGAAGGGCGTGGCCAACTCGATTCTCATCAAGATCAACCAGATCGGCACCCTGACCGAAACCTTCGCCGCCATCGAAATGGCCAAGCGCGCCGGCTACACCGCCGTTGTGTCGCACCGTTCCGGCGAGACCGAAGATTCGACTATCGCCGATATCGCGGTGGCGACCAACGCCATGCAGATCAAGACCGGTTCGCTGTCGCGCTCGGATCGCATGGCCAAGTACAACCAGTTGCTCCGCATCGAAGAGGAACTGGCCGAAGTGGCCTCGTATCCTGGCATCGAAGCGTTCTATAACCTGCGCTGA
- a CDS encoding CTP synthase encodes MTKYVFVTGGVVSSLGKGIAAASLAAILESRGLQVTLLKLDPYINVDPGTMSPFQHGEVFVTEDGAETDLDLGHYERFISTKMRRVNNFTTGQIYESVLRKERRGDYLGKTVQVIPHITNEIQDFVARGADSAWQGNTDVAIVEIGGTVGDIESLPFLEAARQMSLRMGRNSAAFVHLTLVPYIASAGELKTKPTQHSVQKLREIGIYPNALLCRADRRIPDDERAKISMFSNVPLDAVISVWDVDSIYKIPAMLHQQGVDNIVCEALGLTPPPADLSMWDNLVDALEHPQHEVTIGMVGKYVDLTESYKSLSEALVHAGIHTRSKVKIEYIDSEDIEARGTEQLKHLDAILVPGGFGKRGTEGKIAAIRYARENGVPYLGICLGMQLAVIEFARHVAGLGGANSTEFDPSAPHPVVALITEWMDREGKVEKRDTNSDLGGTMRKGAQRCPIKPGTLAQSIYGDDVNERHRHRYEVNNVYVPRLEAAGLVISARTPTENLPEMMELPNHPWFVGVQFHPEFTSTPRDGHPLFSSYIRAALESKNRRDPQA; translated from the coding sequence ATGACCAAATACGTATTTGTCACCGGCGGTGTGGTGTCATCCCTGGGCAAGGGTATCGCCGCCGCGTCTCTCGCCGCGATCCTCGAATCGCGCGGTCTGCAAGTCACACTGCTCAAGCTCGATCCGTACATCAACGTCGATCCCGGCACGATGAGCCCGTTCCAGCACGGAGAAGTATTCGTGACGGAAGATGGCGCCGAAACCGACCTTGATCTGGGCCACTACGAGCGCTTCATCTCGACGAAGATGCGCCGCGTGAATAACTTCACCACCGGCCAGATTTATGAGTCTGTGCTGCGCAAGGAGCGGCGTGGCGACTACCTGGGCAAGACCGTTCAGGTGATTCCGCACATCACCAACGAAATCCAGGATTTCGTGGCGCGTGGCGCAGATTCGGCCTGGCAGGGCAATACCGATGTCGCCATCGTCGAGATCGGCGGCACCGTGGGCGACATCGAATCGCTGCCCTTCCTGGAGGCCGCTCGTCAGATGAGTCTGCGCATGGGCCGCAATAGCGCGGCCTTCGTGCACCTGACGCTGGTGCCCTATATTGCCTCGGCCGGTGAGCTCAAAACCAAGCCCACGCAGCACTCGGTGCAGAAGCTGCGCGAAATCGGCATCTACCCGAACGCGCTGCTGTGCCGCGCCGACCGCCGTATTCCCGACGACGAGCGCGCCAAGATTTCGATGTTCTCCAATGTGCCGCTGGATGCTGTCATCTCGGTGTGGGACGTGGATTCAATCTACAAAATCCCCGCCATGCTGCATCAGCAGGGCGTTGACAATATCGTGTGTGAAGCTCTGGGCCTCACCCCGCCGCCGGCCGATCTGTCCATGTGGGACAACCTGGTCGACGCGCTGGAGCACCCGCAGCACGAGGTTACGATCGGCATGGTTGGCAAGTACGTCGATCTGACCGAATCGTACAAATCGCTGAGCGAGGCGCTGGTGCATGCCGGCATCCATACGCGCTCCAAGGTGAAGATCGAATACATCGATTCCGAAGACATTGAGGCGCGTGGCACTGAGCAACTGAAGCATCTTGACGCCATTCTGGTGCCGGGAGGTTTCGGCAAGCGCGGCACGGAAGGCAAGATCGCCGCCATCCGCTATGCCCGCGAAAACGGCGTGCCCTATCTGGGCATCTGCCTGGGCATGCAATTGGCCGTGATCGAGTTTGCGCGTCATGTGGCCGGTCTGGGCGGCGCCAACAGCACCGAATTCGATCCGTCTGCGCCGCATCCCGTGGTGGCCCTGATCACCGAGTGGATGGATCGCGAAGGCAAGGTCGAGAAGCGTGATACCAATTCTGACCTGGGCGGCACCATGCGCAAGGGCGCCCAGCGCTGCCCGATCAAGCCGGGCACGCTGGCGCAGTCGATCTATGGCGACGACGTCAACGAGCGTCACCGCCACCGTTACGAGGTCAACAACGTTTACGTGCCCCGCCTTGAGGCGGCAGGCCTGGTGATCAGCGCCCGCACCCCGACGGAAAACCTGCCCGAAATGATGGAGTTGCCCAATCATCCGTGGTTTGTCGGCGTGCAGTTCCATCCTGAGTTCACGTCCACGCCGCGCGATGGTCATCCGCTCTTTTCGAGCTATATCCGTGCCGCTCTGGAAAGCAAAAACCGCCGCGATCCGCAGGCTTGA
- a CDS encoding aminopeptidase P family protein: MSTPEHRIGALRQAMRRHKLDAYIVPSADPHLSEYLPQRWQARRWLSGFTGSVGTLVVTADFAGLWVDSRYWVQAEAQLAGSGIQLMKIALVSTPGHIDWLAEHVPAGGCVGVDGAVLGLSAFRALSAALAPVGVSLDITHDLLDEVWTDRAGLPDAPVYEHLAPYACQSRAERLALVRQAMLAKGADTHLVSTLDDIAWIFNLRGADVSYNPVFLAHALIGRDYATLFVAEGKIDAALAAVLAADGVEVAPYSQAAEALGTLERDQTLLIDPARVTCGVFHAMDPEVPRVEAINPSTLMKSRKSEAELANVREAMAQDGAALCEFFAWFEAALGREIVTELTIDEQITQARARRPGYISPSFATIAGFNANGAMPHYRATEASHAVIEGDGLLLIDSGGQYLGGTTDITRVVAVGTPTADQKVDFTLVLKGMIALSRAAFPRGIASPMLDALARAPIWAGGAEYGHGTGHGVGYFLNVHEGPQVISYKAAPTVHTAMEPGMITSNEPGIYRPGRWGVRIENLVANRSWLSGELGEFLCFETLTLCPIDSRCIERSLMRADEIAWLDDYHRQVRERLAPLVQGAAHDWLMTRTEPLGA, encoded by the coding sequence ATGTCTACCCCTGAACACCGTATCGGCGCCTTGCGCCAGGCCATGCGCCGCCACAAGCTGGACGCCTATATCGTGCCGTCCGCCGATCCGCACCTGTCGGAGTACCTGCCCCAACGCTGGCAAGCACGCCGCTGGCTGAGCGGGTTTACGGGCTCAGTGGGAACCTTGGTCGTTACGGCGGACTTCGCTGGTTTGTGGGTGGATAGCCGCTATTGGGTGCAAGCCGAGGCCCAACTGGCCGGCAGCGGCATCCAACTCATGAAGATCGCGCTGGTTAGCACGCCGGGTCATATTGACTGGCTGGCTGAGCATGTGCCGGCCGGCGGATGCGTGGGGGTGGATGGCGCGGTGCTGGGTCTGTCCGCCTTCCGCGCCCTGTCCGCGGCGCTGGCGCCTGTTGGCGTGTCGCTGGATATCACCCATGATTTGCTCGATGAGGTCTGGACCGATCGCGCCGGTTTGCCCGACGCCCCGGTCTATGAGCATCTGGCGCCCTATGCTTGCCAGTCGCGCGCCGAGCGCCTCGCCCTAGTGCGCCAGGCCATGCTGGCCAAGGGGGCCGATACGCATCTGGTCAGCACGCTCGACGACATTGCCTGGATCTTCAACCTGCGCGGCGCAGACGTCAGCTACAACCCGGTGTTTCTGGCTCACGCCCTGATCGGCAGGGATTACGCGACCTTGTTCGTGGCCGAAGGCAAGATCGATGCCGCGCTGGCTGCGGTGCTGGCCGCTGATGGCGTGGAGGTGGCGCCGTATTCCCAGGCGGCCGAGGCGCTCGGTACGCTGGAGCGCGATCAGACGCTGCTGATTGACCCGGCCCGCGTGACCTGCGGCGTGTTTCATGCGATGGACCCCGAAGTTCCCCGCGTCGAGGCCATCAATCCGTCTACCCTCATGAAATCGCGCAAGAGCGAAGCCGAGTTGGCCAATGTGCGTGAGGCGATGGCGCAGGACGGCGCCGCGCTGTGCGAATTCTTCGCCTGGTTCGAGGCCGCGCTAGGCCGCGAAATCGTAACCGAGCTCACGATCGACGAGCAGATCACCCAGGCGCGTGCACGCCGGCCCGGTTATATCAGTCCCAGTTTCGCCACCATCGCCGGCTTCAATGCCAATGGTGCAATGCCGCATTACCGTGCTACGGAAGCATCCCATGCCGTGATTGAAGGCGACGGCCTGCTGCTCATTGATTCGGGCGGCCAATATCTGGGCGGCACGACCGATATCACCCGTGTTGTTGCGGTGGGCACGCCCACGGCCGACCAGAAAGTGGATTTCACCTTGGTGCTCAAGGGCATGATCGCGCTGTCGCGCGCGGCCTTCCCGCGTGGTATCGCCTCGCCCATGTTGGATGCCCTGGCGCGCGCCCCGATCTGGGCGGGCGGCGCGGAATACGGTCACGGTACCGGTCATGGCGTGGGCTATTTCCTGAACGTGCACGAAGGCCCGCAGGTCATCTCTTATAAGGCGGCGCCGACTGTGCATACCGCCATGGAACCGGGCATGATCACCTCTAATGAACCCGGTATCTATCGCCCGGGCCGTTGGGGGGTGCGCATCGAGAACCTGGTCGCCAACCGGAGTTGGCTGAGCGGAGAGCTGGGTGAGTTCCTGTGTTTCGAGACCCTGACGCTGTGCCCCATCGACAGCCGCTGCATTGAGCGCTCCCTGATGCGCGCCGATGAGATCGCCTGGCTGGACGACTACCACCGTCAGGTGCGCGAACGCCTCGCACCGCTGGTGCAGGGGGCTGCGCACGATTGGCTGATGACGCGCACCGAGCCGCTGGGAGCTTGA
- a CDS encoding M55 family metallopeptidase yields MKILISTDIEGVAGVFHAEQVRPGNGEYERARTWMTAEANAAVAGAFAAGATEVLVNDSHGGFRNLLPDQIDERARLVLGKPRYLGMMGGLEEGCDGVMMVGYHTRSQGRGVLAHTINSFAFARVLINGMELGEAGLYGALAGELGVPVIFASGDDAFIEETRPLFPAAQWVQTKVAHGQGSGVTLSPAAARRAIAQGAERAVRDLAQTAPFVIAGPIECRLQTQSAALADLFCMWPTLERVDGVTLRFDVPTMQAAIRTLNSLAAMSFMLR; encoded by the coding sequence ATGAAGATTCTGATTTCTACCGACATCGAGGGTGTGGCCGGCGTTTTCCACGCCGAACAGGTTCGGCCCGGCAATGGCGAATACGAGCGGGCCCGCACCTGGATGACGGCCGAAGCCAATGCCGCCGTGGCGGGTGCTTTCGCAGCAGGAGCGACCGAGGTGCTCGTCAATGACTCGCACGGCGGTTTTCGTAATCTGCTGCCTGATCAGATCGACGAGCGCGCCCGGCTCGTGCTCGGCAAACCGCGTTATCTTGGCATGATGGGCGGTTTGGAAGAGGGCTGCGACGGCGTCATGATGGTGGGTTACCACACGCGCTCTCAGGGGCGTGGGGTGCTGGCGCATACGATCAACAGCTTTGCCTTTGCGCGCGTGCTCATCAATGGCATGGAGCTGGGTGAGGCGGGCTTGTACGGCGCCTTGGCCGGCGAGCTGGGCGTGCCGGTGATTTTCGCCTCGGGCGATGATGCCTTCATCGAGGAAACGCGGCCTTTGTTTCCGGCGGCGCAGTGGGTGCAGACCAAAGTCGCGCATGGGCAGGGCAGCGGTGTCACGCTTTCGCCAGCCGCTGCGCGGCGGGCTATTGCCCAAGGCGCCGAGCGCGCCGTGCGCGATCTTGCGCAGACGGCTCCTTTTGTGATCGCCGGGCCGATAGAATGCCGTTTGCAGACACAGTCGGCGGCGCTGGCTGATCTTTTCTGCATGTGGCCGACGCTTGAGCGCGTCGATGGCGTTACCCTGCGTTTCGATGTTCCGACCATGCAGGCCGCCATTCGCACGCTCAATAGTCTGGCCGCCATGTCTTTCATGTTGCGCTAA
- a CDS encoding DmpA family aminopeptidase, with the protein MTINDFHAEQPRVGQLPSGPRDSISDIAGVTVGHVTLADGPCQTGVTVVRPHQGDPYLDKVPAAAAVINGFGKSVGLVQVEELGVLETPIALTNTFGVGTVANAQIRQAIAANPEIGRGWPTVNPLVFECNDGYLNDIQALSISEDDYRRAHDAAAADFAQGAVGAGRGMSSFTLKGGIGSASRIVEAQPGQRYTVGALVLSNFGRLPLMTIAGRPFGQRLAKHDELCPEKGSIILLLATDAPLDARQLGRLSLRAGAGLARTGSVFGHGSGDIALAFSTAYTVPHQSERAMPAQAMLHETRIDHLFEAAAEACEQAIIAALWRAETVYGRDGHVRRAITETIPDWRQWLADRDF; encoded by the coding sequence ATGACGATTAACGATTTCCACGCCGAACAGCCCCGTGTCGGCCAATTGCCCAGCGGCCCGCGCGACAGCATCAGCGATATCGCTGGCGTTACCGTCGGCCATGTCACCCTAGCCGATGGCCCCTGCCAGACAGGCGTGACGGTCGTGCGCCCGCATCAAGGGGATCCGTATCTGGACAAGGTGCCGGCAGCGGCGGCCGTCATCAATGGCTTTGGCAAAAGCGTAGGGTTGGTGCAGGTGGAGGAGTTGGGCGTCTTGGAAACGCCGATCGCCCTTACCAACACTTTTGGCGTGGGTACCGTTGCCAACGCTCAGATCCGGCAGGCCATCGCGGCGAATCCGGAAATCGGGCGAGGCTGGCCGACGGTCAATCCCCTGGTGTTCGAATGCAACGACGGTTATCTCAACGATATTCAGGCGCTGTCCATCAGCGAAGACGATTATCGTCGCGCACATGATGCCGCAGCGGCTGACTTTGCCCAGGGCGCCGTGGGCGCGGGCCGGGGCATGTCCAGCTTCACACTCAAGGGGGGGATTGGTTCGGCCTCCCGCATTGTCGAAGCTCAGCCGGGCCAGCGCTATACCGTCGGCGCCTTGGTGCTTTCCAATTTTGGCCGCCTGCCGCTCATGACGATCGCAGGCCGGCCCTTTGGGCAGCGCTTGGCAAAACACGACGAACTGTGCCCGGAGAAAGGCTCCATCATCTTGTTGCTGGCCACCGACGCGCCCCTTGATGCCCGCCAGCTTGGCCGTCTGTCGCTACGTGCCGGGGCTGGCCTGGCGCGCACCGGCTCTGTGTTTGGCCATGGCAGCGGTGACATCGCACTGGCCTTCTCCACTGCTTACACGGTGCCGCATCAAAGCGAGCGCGCCATGCCTGCTCAGGCCATGTTGCATGAAACGCGTATCGATCATTTGTTTGAAGCTGCCGCCGAGGCCTGTGAGCAGGCCATTATCGCCGCGCTCTGGCGTGCGGAAACCGTATATGGGCGCGATGGCCATGTGCGCCGTGCCATTACCGAAACGATACCCGACTGGCGTCAGTGGCTGGCCGACCGGGATTTCTGA